From one Butyricimonas faecihominis genomic stretch:
- a CDS encoding TlpA family protein disulfide reductase — protein sequence MKKITLLGSIIVLLLFSCVANAQDRRPFHIIPLVPVVGQDVKFTYDNSLTTLADEETVYGTVYYWENLRWRAEDLKLVKNDTAWEATCRVPENCALVSCKFYAGDKKDTGGRSTYTTMTFNKNRQNLPTAYMAWGMLRNKTLESLPGYCEEDAYIDDEVMRFWLNQQLLKDPGARKYVFYYAAKLLNKMIPGEKHEQMLGDVDFILNLPDADEETLLKALEVAKNIVKDSTKAAAVEARILKDYPNGILARDQEIWRIFRIMDADAKAPELDAFLKRFPTEKFQDIETETSSMYLGKIFQAVVYQPIIKKNDYSLLYKYIHDVPHLYLLTFYWHMVQVPLNTNQRTPEQVLPFAKAIYNEVMTRPQVGADRVYSEREWKDYLITRGKDMILKHAFVLDATGSSAEALELMEEIKGKYNFKSAEYNNQYVHLLEKNGYQSMVIPTIVASVREDAVTPEMLEILRKDYVKQHKNDKDFEAYVSSLKSQEKQQELQKHLQETMINKDIELFAMEDLDGKKVDLSKMKGKIIVLDFWATWCSPCKASLPGMQMAVNKYKNDPNVVFFFISTMETAADFKEQIRKFMKEHNYTLKVLCDNVNPKTKKQSAVYDTYSKAFKFSGIPHKMIIDGNGKLRWSINGYMGSPSALAEEMNLMIEMLKAE from the coding sequence ATGAAAAAAATCACGTTGTTAGGAAGTATCATTGTACTTCTGTTATTTTCTTGTGTGGCTAATGCGCAGGATCGCAGACCTTTTCACATCATTCCATTGGTGCCGGTTGTCGGTCAGGATGTGAAGTTCACGTATGACAATTCGTTGACGACTCTGGCTGACGAAGAAACGGTCTACGGAACGGTTTATTACTGGGAGAATTTGCGTTGGAGGGCAGAGGATTTGAAATTGGTGAAGAATGATACGGCATGGGAAGCAACCTGTCGAGTGCCTGAAAATTGTGCGTTGGTATCATGTAAATTTTATGCGGGGGACAAAAAGGATACAGGGGGACGTTCTACTTACACGACAATGACCTTTAACAAGAACAGGCAGAATTTACCGACGGCTTACATGGCGTGGGGAATGTTGCGGAACAAGACGTTGGAGTCTTTACCGGGGTATTGTGAAGAGGATGCGTATATTGATGATGAAGTTATGCGTTTTTGGCTGAACCAACAGCTTTTGAAAGATCCCGGAGCTAGGAAATATGTGTTCTACTATGCGGCAAAATTGTTGAATAAAATGATACCGGGAGAGAAACACGAACAGATGTTGGGTGACGTGGATTTTATACTGAACTTACCGGATGCGGATGAAGAGACGTTGTTGAAGGCACTTGAAGTCGCTAAGAATATCGTGAAAGACAGTACGAAAGCGGCGGCAGTGGAAGCTCGGATTTTGAAAGATTACCCGAATGGGATTTTGGCTAGGGATCAAGAGATCTGGCGAATCTTCAGAATTATGGATGCTGATGCGAAAGCTCCTGAATTAGATGCTTTTCTGAAACGTTTCCCGACGGAAAAGTTTCAAGATATAGAAACGGAAACGTCATCAATGTATCTGGGTAAGATCTTTCAAGCGGTAGTTTATCAACCAATTATCAAGAAGAATGATTATAGTTTGTTGTATAAATATATTCACGATGTTCCTCATCTTTATTTACTGACTTTCTACTGGCACATGGTACAAGTACCGTTAAACACGAATCAGAGAACACCGGAACAGGTGTTACCTTTTGCCAAAGCTATTTATAACGAGGTGATGACTCGTCCTCAAGTAGGTGCAGATCGAGTATATTCTGAACGGGAGTGGAAAGATTATCTGATCACGAGGGGGAAAGATATGATTCTGAAACATGCGTTCGTGTTGGATGCTACCGGTTCTTCTGCCGAGGCACTGGAGTTGATGGAAGAAATTAAAGGGAAATATAATTTTAAATCGGCAGAATATAACAATCAATATGTTCATTTATTGGAGAAGAATGGCTATCAATCGATGGTAATTCCCACGATCGTGGCTAGTGTACGGGAAGATGCGGTTACTCCCGAAATGTTGGAAATCTTGCGGAAAGATTACGTGAAACAACATAAAAACGATAAAGATTTTGAGGCTTATGTCAGTTCGTTGAAATCACAAGAGAAACAACAAGAATTGCAAAAACATTTGCAGGAGACGATGATTAACAAGGATATTGAGCTTTTTGCCATGGAAGATCTGGATGGTAAAAAGGTTGATCTTTCAAAGATGAAGGGGAAAATTATCGTGTTGGATTTCTGGGCTACTTGGTGCTCTCCTTGTAAAGCCTCTTTGCCGGGAATGCAGATGGCTGTAAATAAATACAAGAATGATCCGAACGTGGTGTTTTTCTTTATTTCCACGATGGAGACGGCGGCTGATTTTAAAGAACAGATTCGGAAATTCATGAAGGAGCATAACTACACGTTGAAGGTACTTTGTGATAACGTGAACCCGAAAACGAAAAAGCAATCGGCTGTTTATGATACTTATTCAAAGGCATTTAAGTTCTCTGGTATCCCTCATAAAATGATTATTGACGGGAACGGAAAATTGCGTTGGAGCATTAACGGTTATATGGGAAGTCCTTCGGCTTTGGCAGAGGAAATGAACCTTATGATAGAGATGTTGAAAGCGGAATAA
- a CDS encoding RagB/SusD family nutrient uptake outer membrane protein: MNKKIFSIIIGLSCCFSACSDWVDVKTKGSLVPEETENYRYLMNNTENFRWTLSYHDVASDDIDISDPAQQEAIYETNKFIPVYTWADEIYSQSENDDEMNKVYQVIYNCNVVIDEVMDSKNGTNEEKLEIRAEALVHRAEAYLTLVNVYGVPYNAATASTDQGVPLLTTPRVEGSLPRASVEKVYEQIFKDLDDAFEYLPDVAEFNFYPGKCAIYALRARAYLLMGNYTEAKKNAQEALKLKNTLENLNDYVDLASTEESERRKNYVETLKDKEVIFAKMPVTTFSMESYSTAGLVLSDNLLNTFDQEKDLRYFYFTRSMIDDLGMTYSGRVYFKDNYYPYDWKKNEGRNMGPCVPEMMLIEAECWAREGNTTESMNIVNKLREYRYVAGEDYSLSAATAKEALGNVLQERRRELTCHGLRWMDQRRLANDPDFPTQTVTRVFKGTTYTLEPGAVRYTFPMGEKYLEENPEIGQIK; encoded by the coding sequence ATGAACAAGAAAATATTTAGTATAATTATAGGACTTTCCTGTTGTTTCTCCGCTTGTTCCGATTGGGTGGATGTCAAGACTAAAGGATCATTGGTTCCGGAGGAGACGGAAAATTACCGTTACCTGATGAATAACACGGAAAATTTCCGTTGGACGCTTTCTTACCATGATGTGGCATCGGATGATATTGATATTTCTGATCCGGCTCAACAAGAGGCGATCTATGAAACGAATAAATTTATCCCGGTATATACTTGGGCTGACGAAATTTATAGCCAGTCTGAAAATGATGATGAGATGAATAAAGTGTACCAGGTTATCTATAATTGTAACGTGGTGATTGATGAGGTGATGGATAGTAAGAACGGGACAAACGAGGAAAAATTGGAAATTCGGGCTGAGGCACTTGTACATAGAGCCGAGGCGTATTTGACGTTAGTGAACGTGTATGGTGTTCCGTATAATGCTGCAACGGCATCCACGGATCAAGGAGTCCCCTTGTTAACTACCCCTCGTGTAGAAGGATCTCTGCCACGTGCATCTGTCGAAAAAGTGTACGAGCAGATTTTTAAAGATTTGGATGATGCTTTCGAATATTTGCCCGATGTGGCAGAATTTAATTTCTATCCGGGTAAATGTGCTATTTATGCGTTGCGAGCAAGAGCCTACCTGTTGATGGGTAATTACACGGAGGCGAAAAAGAACGCTCAAGAGGCGCTTAAATTGAAGAATACGTTGGAAAACCTGAATGACTATGTTGATCTGGCGAGTACAGAGGAAAGTGAGAGAAGGAAAAATTACGTGGAAACATTGAAAGATAAGGAAGTTATTTTTGCTAAAATGCCCGTAACTACATTCTCCATGGAGTCATATTCCACGGCTGGCCTTGTGTTAAGTGATAATCTATTGAATACTTTTGATCAGGAAAAAGATTTGCGTTATTTTTATTTTACTCGTTCCATGATAGATGATTTAGGAATGACTTATTCCGGTCGGGTGTATTTTAAGGACAATTATTATCCTTATGACTGGAAAAAGAACGAGGGACGTAACATGGGACCTTGTGTTCCAGAAATGATGCTAATTGAGGCAGAATGTTGGGCTCGCGAGGGAAACACGACGGAATCCATGAATATCGTGAATAAATTGAGAGAGTATCGTTACGTTGCAGGCGAGGACTATTCGTTGAGTGCAGCGACAGCTAAAGAGGCTTTAGGAAATGTATTACAGGAGCGTCGTAGAGAATTAACGTGTCATGGTTTACGTTGGATGGATCAACGTCGTTTGGCAAATGATCCGGATTTTCCGACACAGACGGTAACTCGGGTATTCAAGGGAACGACTTATACATTAGAACCCGGAGCCGTGCGATATACTTTCCCGATGGGAGAAAAATATTTGGAAGAAAATCCGGAGATCGGACAAATAAAATAA
- a CDS encoding SusC/RagA family TonB-linked outer membrane protein, protein MKKNRNKSLPGGLWLIKNRLMMRMTIVLLLFSSFTAVAQNVTVKMKNSSFIQVAKEIQKQTELTFLYNDAKVGNITGLNPDFTNADVKAVLEYCLKNSGLTFSIVDNTVVVSPVKSTNQQQENKLTVAGKITDQQGLPLPGVNIIIKGTTLGFVSDVEGKFTAICSRGDSLLFSMVGFEMQTVAITSDSPLNIKMKEATEALDEVVVVSTGYTRLPKERATGSFSVVTAKELAKRPSPNIMNRLEGVVPGVYVDVKNSDMTFLYGSDRSDGYVDEQTNISMNIRGKSSLLNTTRPLLVVDGFPTDMEMKNINPNDVESITFLKDAAAASIWGVRAANGVIVIETKKGKKGKGGTTVNFGMNVATSGSPRFNTLPIMNSAEMIDYEKEMVEKGYITRPVNSAYSAGAPISQAAKLILDAKEGIINQADADAVLNELASREAYRDVKKYLLQPSFSQQYNLSFSGASDQMSYFLSASYANERSNMKGEEGDRFTLTSNMNFKILNWATLTTGLRASFFNIKNNALGLSMMQASGGLILLPYNQFVDENGNRVDYYKTYNEDFVTEKEALGYKNWKYNYLDELDNKDETRKEQTFAMTVGLNIPIPGVKGLSLDGQFMFERKNTKNRTFANENTFEARDLYNLATTYDANTGTLTNNLPWGGILNVNNGNSQNYSIRGQINYDGIIDEIHQITALAGMEIRETRDWANGARYYGYNEKTLIAGSQLPNPYINIWGYNSYLTDASPETDYQRRFLSYYGNLSYTLMNKYVLSGSVRYDDYNNFGVDRKYRATPMWSTGFSWHIGREDFITNNVGWLNQLTFRMTYGYNGNIDQSQYPFTNISLSTSNDGFTQLPSSSITSAANPSIRWEKTGVLNFGLDFAVLNHRLSGSIEIYRKYSRDLFAEYTINPIFGANASKLFTLTRNAAKVDGKGVDIALNGTIVQKSDFNYRASLTFSYNTNEVKSSPYELYSSFAANGAGSGRMLEGYNMNNFWATRWAGLDEKGDALVYNADGEIIKSTENITNDDLVYMGTLTPKYFGGFFNTFTYKGLSLYVGITYKLGYIFQKPTISQQPASRYGGANYEINEDMAKRWREAGDEAKTDVPRLGTDNNSFQRYRGADIHVQKGDHIRLKEISLTYELPSKWINKIMLGSANIGFTATNLGLIWKKNNVGIDPDFIPNTRDLRMAPTPSYNFSLNLNF, encoded by the coding sequence ATGAAGAAGAACCGCAATAAGTCTCTTCCGGGAGGTTTATGGTTAATAAAGAACCGATTAATGATGAGAATGACGATCGTTTTATTATTGTTTTCGTCATTCACGGCTGTGGCTCAGAATGTCACTGTGAAGATGAAGAATAGTTCATTTATCCAAGTTGCTAAAGAAATTCAAAAGCAAACGGAGTTGACTTTTTTGTATAATGATGCAAAAGTAGGTAATATTACGGGATTGAATCCTGATTTCACGAATGCGGATGTAAAGGCCGTGCTGGAGTATTGTTTAAAAAATTCAGGACTTACTTTCTCGATCGTGGATAACACGGTGGTCGTTAGTCCAGTGAAATCAACTAACCAACAGCAAGAGAATAAACTTACGGTGGCAGGTAAGATCACGGATCAACAAGGTCTGCCTCTTCCGGGAGTGAATATTATTATCAAAGGAACCACGCTAGGATTCGTGTCAGACGTGGAAGGAAAGTTCACGGCGATTTGTTCACGGGGTGATTCTTTGCTTTTCTCAATGGTCGGTTTCGAGATGCAAACCGTGGCAATTACTAGCGATTCCCCTTTAAACATCAAAATGAAGGAGGCCACGGAGGCATTGGATGAGGTTGTCGTTGTTTCAACGGGTTACACTCGTCTGCCGAAAGAGCGTGCCACCGGTTCATTTAGCGTGGTAACAGCTAAGGAATTAGCAAAACGTCCCAGCCCGAATATCATGAATCGTTTGGAAGGTGTTGTTCCGGGGGTTTACGTGGATGTCAAGAATTCGGATATGACTTTTTTATATGGTTCTGATCGTTCCGATGGTTACGTGGATGAACAAACTAATATTTCCATGAATATTCGAGGGAAAAGTTCTCTTTTGAACACAACAAGACCACTACTTGTTGTAGATGGCTTCCCAACGGATATGGAAATGAAGAATATAAATCCCAACGACGTTGAATCAATTACTTTCTTGAAAGATGCCGCAGCTGCCTCTATTTGGGGCGTACGTGCAGCGAATGGCGTGATTGTTATTGAGACAAAGAAAGGGAAAAAAGGTAAAGGAGGAACAACCGTAAATTTCGGAATGAATGTAGCGACTTCCGGTTCTCCTCGCTTTAATACATTACCAATTATGAATTCTGCGGAAATGATTGATTACGAGAAGGAAATGGTGGAGAAGGGGTATATCACGAGACCCGTGAATTCAGCGTATTCGGCAGGAGCTCCGATTTCACAAGCAGCCAAATTGATTTTGGACGCGAAGGAAGGGATTATTAATCAAGCTGATGCGGATGCCGTATTGAATGAACTGGCCAGTCGGGAGGCCTATCGTGACGTGAAAAAGTATTTATTACAACCCTCTTTTTCACAGCAGTACAATTTATCTTTTAGTGGAGCATCTGACCAGATGTCTTACTTCCTTTCTGCATCTTATGCAAACGAGAGATCTAACATGAAAGGGGAAGAAGGTGATCGTTTCACGTTGACTTCCAATATGAATTTTAAAATATTGAATTGGGCTACCTTGACCACAGGATTGAGGGCCTCATTCTTTAATATTAAAAATAATGCTTTAGGACTTTCCATGATGCAGGCATCCGGAGGTCTAATATTATTACCATATAACCAATTTGTAGATGAGAATGGTAATCGAGTAGATTACTATAAGACGTACAATGAAGACTTTGTAACGGAAAAAGAAGCATTGGGATATAAAAATTGGAAGTATAATTATTTGGATGAACTGGATAACAAAGATGAGACCCGTAAAGAGCAGACTTTCGCGATGACTGTGGGATTGAATATTCCAATTCCGGGAGTAAAAGGGTTGTCATTAGACGGGCAATTCATGTTTGAAAGGAAGAATACCAAGAATCGTACTTTTGCTAACGAGAATACGTTCGAGGCCAGAGATCTTTATAACTTAGCCACGACTTATGATGCAAACACGGGTACGTTAACGAATAATCTTCCATGGGGAGGTATCTTGAATGTGAACAATGGTAATTCCCAGAATTACAGTATTCGTGGGCAGATTAATTATGATGGAATTATTGATGAAATCCATCAGATTACGGCATTAGCAGGTATGGAGATTCGTGAAACAAGAGATTGGGCGAATGGGGCTAGGTATTATGGTTATAACGAGAAGACATTAATTGCCGGTAGCCAGTTGCCGAATCCTTATATAAATATTTGGGGATATAATAGTTACTTGACAGATGCTAGTCCGGAAACTGATTATCAACGGCGATTCCTGTCTTATTATGGAAACCTGTCCTATACCTTGATGAATAAATACGTGTTGTCGGGAAGTGTGCGTTATGATGATTACAATAATTTCGGTGTCGATCGAAAATACCGGGCAACTCCGATGTGGTCAACCGGATTTTCATGGCATATTGGTCGAGAGGATTTTATCACGAATAATGTCGGATGGTTGAATCAATTGACATTTAGAATGACTTATGGGTATAACGGGAATATAGATCAAAGTCAGTATCCTTTCACGAACATATCGTTATCCACGAGTAATGATGGATTTACCCAATTGCCTTCATCCAGTATCACTTCTGCAGCGAACCCATCTATTCGCTGGGAAAAAACAGGCGTGTTGAATTTCGGGTTGGATTTTGCAGTATTGAATCACCGTCTTTCCGGTTCTATCGAGATATATCGCAAGTATTCGAGAGATTTGTTCGCAGAGTACACGATAAACCCGATATTTGGAGCGAACGCTTCCAAGCTGTTCACACTTACTCGGAATGCGGCTAAAGTGGATGGAAAAGGTGTGGATATAGCTTTGAACGGAACGATTGTGCAGAAAAGCGATTTTAATTATAGGGCTAGCTTAACCTTCTCTTATAACACGAATGAAGTAAAATCTTCTCCTTATGAATTGTATTCCAGTTTTGCAGCTAATGGTGCGGGAAGTGGCCGTATGTTAGAGGGATATAATATGAATAACTTCTGGGCTACTCGCTGGGCCGGTTTGGATGAAAAAGGAGATGCTTTGGTGTATAATGCAGATGGAGAAATCATAAAATCTACGGAAAATATTACGAATGATGATTTGGTGTATATGGGAACATTGACACCGAAGTACTTTGGTGGATTTTTTAATACGTTCACTTATAAAGGATTGTCTCTTTACGTGGGGATCACCTATAAGTTAGGGTATATTTTCCAGAAACCGACGATTTCACAACAGCCTGCAAGTAGATACGGTGGAGCTAATTATGAAATTAATGAAGATATGGCAAAACGTTGGAGAGAGGCAGGTGATGAGGCTAAAACCGATGTACCCCGTTTGGGAACGGATAACAATAGTTTTCAACGGTATAGAGGTGCTGATATTCATGTCCAAAAAGGAGATCATATCCGTTTGAAAGAAATATCATTGACTTATGAACTCCCGTCTAAATGGATAAATAAAATCATGCTTGGTAGTGCTAATATCGGGTTTACTGCAACAAACTTGGGTTTGATCTGGAAAAAGAATAATGTCGGTATAGATCCTGATTTTATTCCGAACACTAGAGATTTGCGGATGGCGCCGACACCCTCTTATAACTTCTCGTTAAATCTTAATTTCTAA
- a CDS encoding alpha/beta hydrolase family protein, with the protein MLHLKTIALLSSVTLIGCTSSPHAWQGQSGSKRVFIELETTPEGTSQAFLSLPEQWIDKAKADTLVLSDESILAIFNRENIRFEGSFHSGKDSIQAEVTTYGKTREFALGKVDSLQPVYFAQNPRPPYPYRSEEVTYVSCDSIQVAGTLTIPQGKGPFPAAIIISGTGKQDRDGTFSGHKPFFKIADYLTRQGFIVLRADDRGTGKTNGIYEEATTSDFARDAQAGINYLKQRPETDTKHIGVIGHSEGGQVALMLGADSPDVSFVISLAGVGVDGLQILKLQNDAILRTTPGMTPERVDQFMSLFNTLFDKVHSVPLEQPLDIPLRQAFDQWVAQQDEATLKAVNFNDGRDEMFFSRYLHQAQGRWYREMINYDPENYIPRIRKPVLALNGDKDIMVPAKENLESIKQLLDKGGNTQYKIVELPGLNHMFQRCKECTREEIPDLEDVFSEEALQIMGDWLQENVQKDRK; encoded by the coding sequence ATGTTACACCTTAAAACAATCGCACTGTTATCTTCCGTCACGCTAATCGGATGCACCTCTTCGCCTCATGCTTGGCAAGGACAATCCGGTAGTAAACGAGTTTTCATCGAGTTAGAGACCACACCAGAAGGAACATCTCAAGCCTTCCTGTCACTTCCTGAACAATGGATTGACAAAGCAAAAGCCGACACGCTCGTACTTTCAGACGAAAGTATCCTTGCCATCTTCAACCGGGAGAACATCCGCTTTGAAGGTTCCTTCCATTCCGGCAAAGACTCCATTCAAGCCGAAGTAACCACCTACGGGAAGACTCGGGAATTCGCTCTCGGTAAAGTCGATAGCCTCCAACCGGTCTATTTTGCACAAAACCCACGCCCACCTTATCCTTATCGTTCCGAAGAAGTCACCTACGTGTCATGTGATTCGATACAAGTTGCAGGCACGCTAACGATCCCACAAGGTAAAGGCCCTTTTCCGGCTGCCATTATTATATCCGGAACCGGGAAACAAGACCGGGACGGAACCTTTTCCGGTCACAAGCCCTTTTTCAAAATAGCGGACTACCTCACCCGACAAGGCTTTATCGTACTACGAGCCGATGACCGGGGAACCGGAAAAACCAACGGGATATACGAGGAGGCCACGACGAGCGATTTTGCACGGGATGCCCAAGCCGGAATCAATTACTTGAAACAACGCCCGGAAACTGACACCAAGCACATCGGAGTCATCGGACATAGCGAAGGCGGACAAGTGGCACTCATGCTGGGAGCTGACTCCCCGGACGTGTCATTTGTTATTTCTCTGGCAGGTGTGGGTGTTGATGGCTTACAAATATTGAAATTACAAAATGACGCAATCTTGCGTACGACCCCCGGAATGACCCCGGAACGGGTGGATCAGTTTATGAGCCTTTTCAACACGCTATTCGACAAAGTACACTCCGTCCCCTTGGAACAACCCTTAGACATACCCTTACGACAAGCCTTCGACCAATGGGTAGCCCAACAAGATGAGGCCACACTGAAAGCTGTCAATTTTAATGACGGGAGAGACGAAATGTTTTTCAGTCGTTACCTGCATCAGGCACAAGGACGTTGGTACAGGGAGATGATCAATTATGATCCGGAAAATTATATCCCCCGCATCCGTAAACCCGTGCTGGCATTAAACGGGGACAAAGACATCATGGTTCCCGCCAAAGAAAACTTGGAATCCATCAAGCAATTACTGGATAAAGGCGGAAACACACAATACAAGATCGTGGAACTCCCCGGCCTGAACCACATGTTCCAGCGCTGTAAAGAGTGTACCCGGGAAGAAATTCCCGATCTGGAAGACGTGTTTTCAGAAGAAGCCCTGCAAATCATGGGGGATTGGTTACAAGAAAATGTACAAAAAGACCGAAAATAA
- a CDS encoding FecR family protein, whose product MKEAFEIARIIQKSLKGQLSESEERQLSDWRKVSGENERAFQRMISEDFYTVGMEKLETYDYRVAYGRFLQRKYQQRRKRKFLINVVRVAAVALPFIIALVLYVGLNRDEEQTLRPSLATNILPGTSKAVLTLANGQMIPLGKEAADSTIITDGTQINASGSGVTYASGGESESIVYNKLEIPRGGEFCLTLSDGTRVWLNSETSIQYPVAFGAKERRVFVQGEAYFEVAKDAKKPFTVQFMSSSVTVLGTSFNIRAYPEEKQSQATLAEGSVRIYSPGSSMLLKPGEQAEVNALSGEMVKREVEVKSFTSWKDGRFVFEQQPLEDIMRTLERWYDIRVIFKDEGAKRISLSGNMKRYGDFSQVMKMLQMTGDVRFELHGNDVYITTE is encoded by the coding sequence ATGAAAGAAGCATTTGAAATAGCACGAATTATTCAGAAGAGTTTGAAAGGGCAACTTTCAGAATCAGAGGAAAGACAATTATCTGATTGGCGAAAGGTTTCTGGAGAGAATGAACGTGCTTTTCAACGAATGATTTCAGAAGATTTTTACACGGTTGGGATGGAGAAGTTGGAAACGTATGATTACCGGGTGGCCTACGGGCGTTTCTTGCAAAGGAAATACCAACAACGTCGTAAAAGAAAATTTCTGATAAACGTGGTTCGGGTAGCTGCTGTTGCGTTACCGTTTATAATTGCACTTGTTCTTTATGTCGGGTTGAATCGAGATGAAGAACAAACGTTACGTCCTTCTTTGGCAACAAATATCCTTCCGGGGACGAGTAAAGCCGTGTTGACACTGGCGAACGGACAAATGATTCCTTTAGGCAAGGAGGCTGCGGATAGTACGATTATAACGGATGGGACACAAATTAATGCTTCGGGGTCTGGGGTAACATACGCTAGTGGTGGAGAAAGTGAATCGATCGTTTATAATAAATTGGAAATCCCTCGCGGGGGAGAGTTTTGTTTGACACTTTCAGATGGAACAAGGGTGTGGTTGAACTCGGAAACTTCTATCCAGTATCCGGTAGCCTTCGGGGCAAAGGAACGGCGGGTTTTCGTGCAAGGAGAGGCTTATTTTGAAGTTGCGAAGGATGCGAAGAAACCTTTTACTGTACAGTTTATGAGTTCGTCGGTAACGGTGTTGGGAACTTCCTTTAATATCCGGGCCTATCCGGAAGAGAAACAGTCGCAAGCTACTCTTGCAGAAGGTTCCGTGAGAATATACAGCCCCGGTAGTTCAATGCTGTTGAAACCGGGAGAACAGGCGGAAGTGAACGCTTTGTCGGGAGAGATGGTAAAGAGGGAGGTTGAAGTAAAGAGTTTTACGAGTTGGAAAGACGGGCGTTTCGTGTTTGAACAACAACCGTTGGAAGATATAATGAGAACATTGGAACGATGGTACGATATTCGAGTGATATTTAAGGATGAGGGGGCGAAACGAATTTCTCTGTCGGGAAATATGAAGCGATATGGTGATTTCTCCCAAGTAATGAAAATGTTACAGATGACGGGAGATGTGCGATTTGAATTACATGGAAATGATGTATATATAACTACAGAGTGA
- a CDS encoding metallophosphoesterase gives MLGKLSIYLFLLLIIPDIYIYKLYITRSTGGSPFGWLWFLPSVFLVFTLVWILLSSRDALAIQSLIGTFTIAYMTIVLPKTIFMVCSLLDLPLKYLLKWQIQPFSWLGVVLGACMMIMVLYGAIWGKTRFDVKQVTFTSPNLPAAFDGYRIAQISDIHTGSWNGDRAALQKAVDRINAQQTDLIVFTGDIVNTKATELEPFENILAQLKAPDGVFSILGNHDYGPYHNWPTTETRDQNIRDIQDKQAAMGWQLLNNDHVILKRAADSIALIGVENNGEPPFSQYSDLPKAMKGSEQCTFKLLLSHNPTHWRREVLDTDIDLMLAGHTHAMQFAVGRLSPSRFMYPEWSGLYMEGKQGLYVNVGLGYIGLMPLRFGAWPEITVITLKQLKMED, from the coding sequence ATGCTTGGAAAACTATCCATCTATCTCTTTTTGTTACTCATCATTCCGGATATCTATATCTACAAATTGTATATCACCAGATCAACAGGCGGTAGCCCGTTCGGTTGGCTGTGGTTTCTCCCTTCCGTGTTCCTAGTGTTCACGCTCGTCTGGATTTTACTATCCTCTAGGGATGCGCTAGCCATACAAAGCCTCATCGGTACGTTCACAATCGCCTACATGACCATAGTCCTGCCGAAAACGATCTTCATGGTTTGCTCGCTGCTTGATTTACCGTTAAAATACTTACTCAAATGGCAAATCCAGCCTTTTAGCTGGCTGGGAGTCGTACTGGGAGCTTGCATGATGATCATGGTTCTCTACGGGGCGATATGGGGTAAAACACGATTTGACGTGAAACAGGTCACTTTCACCTCCCCGAACCTCCCTGCGGCTTTCGATGGGTATCGTATCGCCCAGATTTCCGACATACACACGGGTAGTTGGAACGGAGACCGAGCAGCCCTGCAAAAAGCCGTGGACCGGATCAACGCCCAGCAAACCGATTTAATTGTTTTCACGGGTGACATCGTCAACACGAAAGCCACGGAACTGGAACCATTCGAAAACATTCTGGCACAACTGAAAGCCCCGGATGGCGTGTTCTCCATTCTCGGAAATCACGACTACGGTCCTTACCACAACTGGCCTACCACCGAGACCCGGGATCAGAATATCCGGGATATACAAGACAAGCAGGCTGCCATGGGTTGGCAATTATTAAACAATGATCACGTGATTTTGAAACGTGCCGCGGACAGCATCGCCTTAATCGGCGTGGAAAATAACGGGGAACCTCCATTCTCTCAATACAGTGACCTCCCAAAAGCCATGAAAGGCTCGGAACAATGCACGTTCAAACTATTGTTAAGCCACAATCCCACGCACTGGCGCCGGGAAGTACTCGACACGGACATCGACCTCATGCTGGCAGGCCACACACACGCCATGCAATTTGCCGTCGGACGACTTTCCCCGTCCCGGTTCATGTATCCGGAATGGAGTGGGCTCTACATGGAAGGCAAACAAGGTTTGTACGTCAACGTCGGGTTGGGATATATCGGACTGATGCCCCTGCGTTTCGGTGCATGGCCGGAGATCACGGTCATCACGCTGAAACAATTGAAAATGGAGGATTGA